The sequence CTTCAGGATCTCTTACATATACTATTCCGGTATTGTAATCAACGTACATCTGGATTGTGCCGTCAATTCCCGGCGTGCCAGCAGCTCCCGGAACTCCGTTTCCTCCAGCAATTCCGTTTTTGCCGTCAAGTCCATTTTTGCCGTTCAATGGAACCCATTTCGAATTGTCTTGAGGATCTCGCACATAAACAATTCCGGTATTGTAATCAACGTACATTTGGATTGTGCCGTCAATTCCCGGCGTACCAGCAGCTCCCGGAACTCCGTTTCCTCCTGCAATTCCGTTTTTGCCGTCAAGTCCGTTTTTGCCGTTCAATGGAACCCATTTCGAATTGTCTTGAGGATCTCGCACATAAACAATTCCGGTATTGTAATCAACATACATTTGGATTGTGCCGTCAATTCCCGGCGTGCCAGCAGCTCCCGGAACTCCGTTGCCTCCAGCAATTCCATTTTTACCATCTAATCCATTTTTACCGTTTATAGAAACCCATTTAGTTTTATCAGCAGGATCTCTTACATAAATGATTCCAGTATTATAATCAACATACATCTGTATTGTGCCGTCTATACCTGGCGTGCCAGCAGCTCCCGGAACTCCGTTTCCTCCTGCAATTCCGTTTTTGCCGTCAAGTCCGTTTTTACCGTTTATTGATGCCCAAGTTCCATCTTCATTTTGAACATATACTGTCCCTGTTGATTTATCTGTATAAAGGGTAACATTTTCACCAGGATATCCAGGCTCGCCCTTCTTCCCTGGTATACCATTTCCAGAAATAATTCCTGCGGCTTCTCCAGAAATAGCAAATCTATTCCATCTGCCTGCATACCAATAGTAGTAACCTGGAACAACATCAGAAACAGTTTCTGTATTAAATACTAACAAACTAGACACATTACCACTTTTCATGGTACTAGTATCTGTAGTACTTTTTAATTTTACATTGGGAATTAAAAGTCCTTGATTACCGTCTTTTGAGAAGACTTCTAATTGTGCGGAAGGACTTGTAATATCCTGTTTACCTATTACAACCTGTGAATAGGCTGAATAACCACCCAAAACAAAAAGTAAAGGAAGTAATTTATTCTTCATGTGATTTAATCATTAATGGTTATTAAATTATTTAATTGCTCACAAAAGCGGTAAAACAAAAATCATTTCATTTTATCACTTTAGTTAAAGAAAACTGACAATAATTTGCACAGTTTCAAGGAACAAAGTTCTAGGTAAATAGCTTTTAACTTTACCACCAAAAGTTTTTAAACTTATACTTTAAGACATTTCTTAAAAAAATTAGAAACGAAACATACGAAGTGAATTAAGAGATTGTAAAATCCAATATTTTTTTCATAAAAAAAAGGGAGACTTAAAATAAGCTCCCCTTTTTAAAAGTAAATTTAGTTTGTTTCAAAAAATCAGAATTTTAACGATTCTTTGAAATTATAAAAAATGAAGAACAATCTATACATTACATTGTGTAAGTTATAACATACCATTTTCCTTCTACTGCCTGCAGTGTAACCTTTAAACTTCCTGAGGTCACCCCTGCAAACATACTTGCTGTCAAGTATGGAAGATCTATTGCTGTTGCATAATGAAGATTATAATTAAAATTCACCTTTTTGGTTACATCAAACTGATTTATCACCAACATTCTACCTGTGTTAGCAGAAGGATCTGGAAGATTAATAGTAATATCGCCTGTCGCACCTTCTGCTATAATAGTGTAATCATCATCGGTTAAAGTATAATCTTCTTTGATCACTTTTATAGCCATTACATTGGATTTAGCTGGCGCTTTCCATGCTACTTTTCCATCCTCTGCTGTTGTCAGAACATCTCCTTTTACTTCAGAAGGAACTATATCTACCGTAGTTGCTGCAAATGTTGCCGCTGTACCACCTGTCACTTTTAGAACAGTATCAGGGGTTTCTGTAGAAATATCTTTTAAAGGAATTATTTCTGTTTCTTTCTCGCCTGTATAAGTTAAAACCGCACTTGTCTGATTATATTTTAATGTTGTTGGCGTTTCCTTATTAGCTGCTACCCATTTAGTTGGATCGTTTGGATCTCTTACATATACAGTTCCAGTAGTGTAATCAATATACATTTGAACTGTATCGTCGATGCCTGGAGAGCCTGCAGCTCCTGGAGCACCATTGCCTCCAGCGATACCGTTTTTGCCGTCAAGTCCGTTTTTGCCGTTCAATGGAACCCATTTGGTATTATCTTCAGGATCCCTTACATAAACAATTCCTGTATTGTAGTCAACGTACATTTGGATTGTGCCGTCAATTCCTGGCGTGCCAGCAGCTCCTGGAACTCCGTTTCCTCCCATTATACCATTTTTACCGTCAAGTCCGTTTTTGCCGTTCAATGGAACCCATTTGGTATTATCTTCAGGATCCCTTACATAGACAATTCCTGTATTGTAGTCAACATACATCTGGATTGTGCCGTCAATTCCCGGCGTGCCAGCAGCTCCTGGAACTCCGTTTCCTCCCATTATACCATTTTTGCCGTCAAGTCCGTTTTTGCCGTTCAATGGAACCCATTTGGTATTATCTTCAGGATCCCTTACATAAACAATTCCTGTATTGTAGTCAACATACATTTGGATTGTGCCGTCAATTCCCGGCGTGCCAGCAGCTCCCGGAACTCCGTTTCCTCCCATTATACCATTTTTGCCGTCAAGTCCGTTTTTGCCGTTCAATGGAACCCATTTGGTATTATCTTCAGGATCCCTTACATAAACAATTCCTGTATTGTAGTCAACATACATCTGGATTGTGCCGTCAATTCCCGGCGTGCCAGCAGCTCCTGGAACTCCGTTTCCTCCCATTATACCATTTTTGCCGTCAAGTCCGTTTTTGCCGTTCAATGGAACCCATTTGGTATTATCTTCAGGATCTCTTACATAAACAATTCCTGTATTGTAGTCGACATACATCTGGATTGTGCCGTCAATTCCCGGCGTGCCAGCAGCTCCCGGAACTCCGTTGCCTCCCATTATACCATTTTTACCGTCCAGACCGTTTTTACCATTAATGGCAGTCCAAGTGCCATCTTCATTCTGAACATAAACAGTTCCAGTCGTTTTATCAGTATAAAGCGTAACATTTTCACCAGGATATCCTGCCTCCCCTCTATTTCCAGGTGCTCCATCTCCACCAACAATACCATTAGACTCACCAGAAATAATAAATTTATTCCATTTACCATTAAACCAATAGTAGTAACCCGGAATAACATCAGAAATAGTTTCTGTATTGAAAACCAATAAGCTTTCTACATTACCTTTTGTTATGGTAGTAGCATCTGTAGTTCCAGTAAGTTTTACTCTTGGAATTAACATCCCTTTATCACTGGCAAAAACTTCTAATTGAGCAGAAGGACTTGGATCAATTTTACCAATACCTACCTGCGAGTAGGCAGAATAGCAACCTAAAACAAAAATTAAAGGAAGTAATTTATTTTTCATTTTATTAATTTATTTAATATGTTAATAATTATTCACTATTTTTACTTAAACCGCTAAAAAATCAGCATTTTAAACCTTAACAAACATTCCTGTATTTAACGACTGTACATCTAATTTTTCTTATTTAGATATGATAGTCCATAATTACTGCATTTTTAATGTTTAAAATTTATCTTTAAAAAACATCGATTTTGAAAGTGCAAAGTTGCTTCTAAGTGTCAGGGAAAAATGCTAGTAAAAGTTTTTAAAATTATAGATTAAGACATATTTGGTGTTTTTTAAGATTACTATTATTAAATAATATATGGTTAGTAGAGAAAAATAGAAATGAATAAATCAAGCATAATTAATAGCCAGAAATGCAAAAAGGGAAGCAAATGCTTCCCTCTTTATACTTATACTTTTTTTTACTAGTTTTTAATAGCCTTTTTCAATTTATCAAGAGATGGTTCTTGAAATTGTTTAAGTTGTGAAACTACTATTTGTGCTACTTCTGTAGCTCCTTTTAATGATAAATGCGTATCATCTTTCTTTTCATCCTTATAATAAGGTATTTCTCCTGCCTTAAAATGTAGATGAAGCAATTTTGATTTCTCTGGTCCGTAAGACTGTTCCAACAATTCTGTATAATATTCCAAATCGATAAAAGGAACTTTATATTCTTGCGCAACTAAACGTGTTTCTAGGGGATAATCACCGTGAGTTGGCACTAAAACACCTTTTTCATTAAAGTTGCGTCTCGCGATAGAAGTCAACAAAACAGGAATGGCACCTTTTGCTCTGGTTTCTTTTACGAACTTGATTAAATTGTATCTGTACGCAGTATGCGGATTTGTAAAACGTGTTGAATCTTCGATTTTTTCGTCATTATGTCCAAATTCTATAAAAACATAATCACCTTTTTTTAGTTTTTTATAAATTGAATCCCAGCGGTTTTCATTAATAAAACTTTTTGTGCTTCGGCCATTAACAGCTTTATTTGCTACAACTAAATCCTCTTTAAAAAAAGATTGCAAAACCTGAGCCCAGCCATGTTCTGGATTACGATCAGGATCTTTTTTATTTGCCATAGTCGAATCGCCAATACAATACAATGTAGTTTTTTGTGCGAAAGATATTGATGTAATTAAGAATGCTATAAGAAGATATTTTTTCATTTTATTAGTTTTAGTTGTTGTCCATAACAAATGACAAGACTTTTGTTTTAAATGCATTGCAGTGTATCTCTACACAAAAATTTGAATATTAGTCCTTTATTCCTCAGAAAAAAAATTATTTTGCAGCTGTAGGCACTGTTGCTTTCTTGCCTATAAAAACATCGGTCATTAAAACATTTTCAGCATTCTCGTTTGAGAGTGCATTTTTTGCTTCTCTTATCTCAATGTTCTTCAATGAAATATTTTTGATTTTTTTATCTGGAAATCCTTGAATTACTATTCCAGATTCGGTCGCTTTATTGCAAGTAATATTTTCAAAAAAAACATTAGAAATTTCAGATTGATATCCTTTTCCTTCCCCATGATAATTTGCCGTGATGTATAAGCAATCTTCG comes from Flavobacterium sp. KACC 22761 and encodes:
- a CDS encoding rhamnogalacturonan acetylesterase, which codes for MKKYLLIAFLITSISFAQKTTLYCIGDSTMANKKDPDRNPEHGWAQVLQSFFKEDLVVANKAVNGRSTKSFINENRWDSIYKKLKKGDYVFIEFGHNDEKIEDSTRFTNPHTAYRYNLIKFVKETRAKGAIPVLLTSIARRNFNEKGVLVPTHGDYPLETRLVAQEYKVPFIDLEYYTELLEQSYGPEKSKLLHLHFKAGEIPYYKDEKKDDTHLSLKGATEVAQIVVSQLKQFQEPSLDKLKKAIKN